A single genomic interval of Chloracidobacterium validum harbors:
- a CDS encoding glycogen/starch/alpha-glucan phosphorylase — MSQLAKQFTDSSTELSAYESYHGLTAQAIQRSFLDHLEFTLAKDRFSMTELDQYLALAHAIRDRMIERWLRTQDAYYRADAKRVYYLSMEFLMGRTLGNAIINLNLRDECQKALAELGYALEAIQEIEPDAGLGNGGLGRLAACFLDSMATLALPGYGYGIRYEYGIFNQQIKNGEQIEQPDNWLRYGNPWEIVRPEVIYPVHYYGEVVEYPNGKGKIFHKWVKTEKILALAYDTPIPGYGVQNVNTLRLWSSKASREFDFHHFNEGDYISAVRMKTESETISKVLYPNDSRHSGKELRLKQEYFFVSATLQDIFRRYKKTRNTFDEFSDKVSIQLNDTHPAIAIAELMRIFVDIEELPWDKAWELTRATVAYTNHTVLPEALEKWTVELLGKVLPRHLEIIYEINHKFLREVRMKYPNNESLVERVSIIEEPVPGIRPKSVRMANLAIVGSHRVNGVAALHTEIIKRELFRDFATMFPGKFENKTNGITQRRWLASCNPDLASLITKAIGDKWMTDLYQLEKLLPLAEDAGFRQEWQKIKQAGKNLIINIIEKGWKGKIKIDQSSIFDCQVKRIHEYKRQLLNVLHAITLYNRIRHQPQLDVVPRTIIFSGKAAPGYRQAKLIIQLINAVADVINNDVSTRDRLRVIFLPNYRVSLAEKIMPGAELSEQISTAGMEASGTGNMKFALNGALTIGTLDGANIEIAEEVGSENIFIFGLTVEEIAALKPHYSSWDYFHNDPELNEVLNMIGGGYFSPLNKELFHPILFSLLEGGDQYMVLADYRSYIECQEQVSQAYLDQDQWTRKSILNAAKMGKFSSDRTIQEYAKSIWNVSPVTVNMATCEV; from the coding sequence ATGTCACAATTAGCAAAGCAGTTTACTGATTCGTCCACTGAGCTCTCGGCCTATGAAAGCTATCATGGACTTACAGCACAAGCTATCCAGCGCAGCTTTCTTGACCACCTTGAATTCACGTTGGCCAAAGATCGCTTTAGCATGACTGAACTCGATCAATATCTAGCTTTAGCTCATGCTATTCGTGACAGGATGATTGAACGTTGGCTGCGAACTCAGGATGCCTATTACCGGGCTGATGCCAAGCGAGTGTACTATCTTTCAATGGAATTCCTCATGGGCCGAACTCTAGGCAATGCCATTATTAACCTTAACCTTAGAGACGAATGTCAAAAGGCGCTGGCTGAACTCGGCTATGCGCTTGAGGCAATTCAGGAGATTGAGCCAGATGCAGGGCTTGGCAACGGTGGGCTTGGACGGCTGGCAGCTTGCTTCCTTGACTCAATGGCAACGTTAGCACTGCCTGGGTACGGCTATGGAATTCGCTATGAGTATGGTATTTTCAATCAACAGATTAAGAATGGTGAGCAAATTGAGCAGCCGGATAACTGGCTTCGTTATGGAAACCCATGGGAGATCGTACGCCCAGAGGTAATCTATCCTGTCCACTATTATGGGGAAGTTGTTGAGTATCCAAACGGGAAAGGGAAAATTTTTCACAAGTGGGTCAAAACAGAAAAGATTTTAGCCCTAGCTTATGATACTCCCATCCCAGGTTATGGCGTACAAAATGTCAACACTCTCCGCCTCTGGTCATCAAAAGCATCACGAGAATTTGATTTTCATCATTTCAATGAAGGCGACTATATCAGCGCAGTACGCATGAAAACTGAATCTGAGACAATTTCAAAGGTTCTCTATCCAAACGATAGTCGTCACTCTGGCAAGGAACTGAGATTAAAGCAGGAATACTTCTTTGTGTCAGCAACACTACAAGATATTTTTCGGCGTTATAAAAAAACAAGAAATACTTTTGATGAATTTTCCGACAAAGTTTCCATTCAACTTAATGACACCCATCCGGCGATTGCTATTGCTGAACTCATGCGAATTTTTGTCGATATTGAAGAACTACCTTGGGATAAGGCTTGGGAACTGACAAGAGCAACTGTCGCTTATACAAATCATACCGTTTTGCCAGAAGCTTTAGAGAAGTGGACAGTCGAACTTTTAGGAAAAGTGCTGCCACGTCATTTGGAAATTATTTATGAGATCAATCATAAATTTCTCCGTGAAGTTAGAATGAAATATCCAAACAATGAGTCATTGGTCGAAAGAGTCTCTATCATCGAGGAACCAGTTCCAGGTATCCGACCTAAATCTGTCAGAATGGCGAACTTAGCGATTGTTGGTTCGCACCGCGTTAATGGGGTCGCCGCACTCCACACGGAAATCATCAAACGCGAGCTGTTTAGAGATTTTGCTACCATGTTCCCTGGAAAATTTGAGAATAAAACCAATGGTATTACGCAACGACGCTGGTTGGCATCGTGTAACCCTGACCTGGCTTCCCTGATTACCAAGGCTATTGGGGACAAATGGATGACCGACCTCTATCAATTAGAGAAACTCCTGCCGCTTGCCGAAGACGCTGGCTTCCGTCAAGAGTGGCAAAAAATTAAGCAGGCCGGTAAGAATCTCATCATCAATATTATTGAAAAAGGATGGAAAGGCAAAATTAAAATAGACCAGTCGTCCATTTTTGATTGTCAGGTCAAGCGAATTCATGAGTACAAGCGCCAGCTCCTTAATGTGCTACATGCTATTACCCTTTACAACCGGATTCGACACCAACCTCAGCTTGACGTTGTGCCAAGAACTATTATTTTTTCAGGAAAAGCTGCCCCAGGGTACAGACAAGCAAAGCTAATTATCCAGTTAATCAATGCGGTAGCTGATGTCATCAATAATGATGTATCTACTAGAGATCGGTTGCGCGTAATTTTTCTTCCGAACTACCGTGTTTCCCTTGCCGAAAAAATTATGCCAGGCGCTGAACTTTCCGAGCAAATTTCTACGGCTGGTATGGAAGCAAGCGGCACAGGGAATATGAAATTTGCTCTCAATGGCGCACTGACTATTGGAACACTCGACGGGGCAAATATTGAGATTGCTGAAGAAGTTGGAAGCGAAAATATATTTATCTTTGGATTAACAGTTGAAGAAATAGCTGCCCTCAAGCCACATTATTCATCTTGGGATTATTTTCACAACGATCCAGAGCTGAATGAAGTACTGAACATGATCGGAGGTGGATACTTTAGCCCACTGAATAAAGAGCTGTTTCACCCCATTCTGTTTTCACTGCTTGAAGGTGGGGACCAGTACATGGTGCTGGCCGACTACCGTTCATATATTGAATGTCAGGAGCAAGTTTCGCAGGCGTACCTTGACCAGGATCAATGGACGCGAAAGTCTATCCTCAACGCCGCGAAAATGGGGAAATTCTCTAGTGACCGAACCATACAGGAATATGCCAAGTCAATCTGGAACGTCTCACCGGTCACGGTTAATATGGCAACCTGTGAAGTTTAG
- a CDS encoding PD-(D/E)XK nuclease family protein has translation MSGKQAVAVKREIWRGPILGQQRDRLLDEVKRLIGEGKARQVIYLTASRPMLDAISRRLLDGKSVQGSFDGLPVYLFNGFIHQLLRTARVQDAGAWQPALLRRDIGQEDYPARRPLIAQVMRQLAQQGALPAFGPLATASGCIASVTKLIGEITRAGKTAAEFARIVEQRIARYQESLPAPDPTGAQAPHPAEQVYGYEQDVARIAQCYAAALEAGGLTDSDVNYLRAIAALDGELDGHTCQTPMVQGVTWLIVDGFFDFTPVQGEILRRLIGRIPQVTFNFDDDLDNPQVFAPVRETIEKVRTMGEGFTDVIFHDRAGDQPIACFPVADGLDTLRRGLFNPTIDSALTSLDPGPAPAPVFLAEAPDLERELRHIAKTIKRYIRVARLAPSDIAIVVRDKETYGPHLRRILADEGIAYTLDERLPITDIPAVRAWLKLLAAALDRPDNTPPDTIPHVPVSRLLDVIKSDYFALPGSHLPPDDIENVVAFVGDQLHLDTWLARAARLAAYLRTTEGKGETKDNQLAVPGETALDESVSLDESVSDDVQEADADDVDAEEHGTTVRPDTVTSSDVDKVSALLTQLGEMIAAIPTQGEAPALVNALEHTLAALDFESQLTANIRAAAGKPQQLLQATLDLRGLQAVRRAIAATLDAQSVAARGIAAVLGASAPNPSLQPQMKLTALQSDILRALDGLTLRVEPETFGAVRILEATTVRGLHFAVIFLPGLVEGGFPIRLPGDWIYPAAERERLKEDGLTLEDISPATLAKEEHYFYQAACRATRALHLSYATVGAEDEELTLSSFVSEVMRLLPAIRPGGACRVVVPKGYDGSPLLEATTPHELIRLAEAVAARRQRGVAEPALLTLENTPYQLLPSEQLDTVQAYLQEKSWRSPTLAQRLAAEAARQGFHWTPFDGWLEAQDIRDSLTLRFGPEYVFSATALNEYAACPFRFFAHRVLNLRPRVAAALDLQAQDRGRLMHDILRDFYRVSFANNASLEEKLHRLELIAKETCAHYERQLPPLNARLWEIEKRVLIGQLKQFVAEELSNSPQAIEHITEIAFGMRPPEADLHSDKNPLVLSNEQGQELRLRGQIDRIDVLQIENESHSKRVFIAYDYKLSSGFSPRQMLEGRDVQVAIYLKALKSLFLPRETIIGGGYYSITKTPRCNNGFYKSNYKNLLPNISEKSLLEESEWDSQIETIISHTFKYQFRIRNGNFQITPFRGLEECRFCNFKSVCRYENYRVRQKTNFGEENKNVKSHVLESIQIR, from the coding sequence ATGTCAGGCAAGCAGGCGGTAGCCGTGAAGCGTGAAATCTGGCGTGGACCCATACTTGGGCAGCAACGCGACCGCTTGCTGGACGAAGTCAAGCGGCTGATTGGTGAGGGAAAAGCCAGGCAGGTCATCTATCTGACCGCTTCGCGCCCGATGCTGGACGCGATTTCCCGTCGCTTGCTGGACGGGAAATCTGTGCAAGGCAGCTTTGATGGGCTTCCGGTCTATCTCTTCAACGGGTTTATCCACCAACTACTGCGGACGGCCCGCGTCCAAGACGCCGGCGCGTGGCAACCAGCACTGCTCCGGCGTGACATCGGCCAGGAAGACTATCCGGCCCGCCGTCCACTGATTGCCCAAGTGATGCGCCAGCTTGCGCAGCAGGGGGCATTACCGGCCTTTGGTCCACTGGCGACGGCCAGTGGCTGCATCGCTTCCGTGACGAAACTCATTGGCGAAATCACGCGGGCCGGCAAGACCGCGGCGGAATTTGCCCGGATTGTCGAACAACGCATTGCCCGCTACCAGGAGAGCTTGCCGGCGCCCGATCCAACCGGGGCGCAAGCGCCGCACCCGGCCGAGCAGGTGTATGGCTACGAGCAAGATGTGGCGCGCATCGCCCAGTGCTATGCCGCCGCGCTCGAAGCGGGCGGTCTGACCGATAGTGATGTGAATTACTTGCGCGCCATAGCTGCCCTGGACGGCGAACTGGATGGACACACCTGCCAGACGCCAATGGTGCAGGGCGTGACTTGGCTGATCGTGGATGGGTTTTTCGACTTCACCCCGGTTCAGGGTGAAATCCTGCGGCGACTGATCGGGCGCATCCCACAGGTCACGTTCAACTTTGATGATGACCTCGACAACCCACAGGTTTTCGCGCCGGTTCGGGAAACCATCGAAAAGGTACGCACCATGGGCGAGGGCTTCACGGACGTCATCTTCCACGACCGCGCCGGCGACCAGCCGATAGCTTGTTTTCCCGTGGCGGACGGACTCGATACCCTGCGTCGGGGGCTTTTCAACCCAACCATTGATTCAGCATTGACTTCACTTGACCCAGGCCCCGCGCCGGCTCCCGTCTTTTTGGCCGAAGCGCCTGATCTGGAACGCGAGCTTCGGCACATTGCCAAAACAATCAAACGATACATTCGCGTTGCCAGGCTGGCACCTTCCGACATCGCCATTGTGGTGCGCGACAAAGAAACCTACGGGCCGCACCTGCGGCGCATCCTCGCCGACGAGGGTATTGCCTACACGCTCGATGAGCGCCTGCCGATCACTGACATTCCGGCTGTGCGCGCCTGGCTCAAACTCTTGGCCGCGGCGCTGGACCGGCCGGACAACACCCCACCAGACACCATCCCACACGTGCCGGTGAGTCGGCTGCTTGACGTGATCAAAAGCGATTACTTCGCGCTGCCCGGCAGCCATCTGCCACCGGATGATATTGAAAACGTCGTTGCTTTTGTCGGAGACCAACTGCACTTGGACACTTGGCTTGCCCGCGCCGCGCGCTTGGCGGCGTACCTGCGAACAACGGAAGGCAAGGGAGAAACCAAGGATAACCAACTGGCAGTTCCAGGCGAGACGGCATTAGATGAAAGCGTTTCATTAGATGAAAGCGTTTCGGATGATGTTCAGGAAGCGGACGCCGACGACGTGGACGCAGAGGAGCACGGGACAACCGTCCGGCCAGATACCGTGACCAGTTCTGATGTGGACAAAGTCAGCGCGCTCCTCACGCAGTTAGGAGAGATGATCGCGGCAATCCCAACGCAGGGCGAGGCCCCAGCCTTGGTCAATGCCCTTGAACACACGCTCGCCGCGCTTGACTTCGAGTCACAGCTCACGGCCAACATTCGGGCGGCGGCTGGAAAACCGCAGCAACTCCTTCAAGCCACGCTGGACTTACGGGGACTTCAGGCCGTGCGCCGCGCCATTGCGGCGACGCTCGACGCTCAGAGTGTAGCGGCGCGCGGCATTGCGGCCGTGCTTGGCGCGTCAGCGCCAAATCCTTCCCTTCAACCACAGATGAAGTTGACCGCGTTGCAATCCGACATCCTGCGCGCGCTGGATGGACTGACGCTGCGGGTTGAACCAGAAACCTTCGGCGCCGTGCGGATTCTGGAAGCCACAACCGTCCGTGGGTTGCACTTCGCGGTCATCTTCCTTCCCGGCCTGGTCGAAGGGGGCTTTCCCATTCGCCTGCCAGGCGACTGGATTTACCCGGCCGCGGAGCGCGAGCGGCTCAAGGAAGATGGACTGACGCTCGAAGATATCTCACCGGCCACGCTTGCCAAGGAAGAACACTATTTTTATCAGGCTGCCTGTCGCGCGACGCGGGCACTTCATCTCTCCTACGCCACCGTCGGGGCGGAAGACGAAGAACTGACCCTGTCCTCATTCGTGTCTGAAGTGATGCGCCTCTTGCCCGCAATCCGACCTGGGGGCGCGTGCCGCGTGGTTGTTCCCAAGGGCTACGATGGCTCACCACTTCTAGAAGCAACCACGCCCCACGAGTTGATACGCCTCGCTGAAGCCGTCGCTGCTCGCCGCCAACGCGGCGTCGCCGAGCCGGCCCTCCTGACACTTGAAAACACCCCTTATCAACTGTTGCCATCCGAGCAGCTCGACACGGTTCAAGCGTACCTCCAAGAAAAGTCGTGGCGTAGCCCAACGCTCGCTCAACGGCTCGCCGCTGAGGCAGCCCGGCAGGGTTTCCACTGGACGCCCTTCGATGGCTGGCTTGAAGCACAAGACATACGCGATAGCCTGACGCTCCGTTTTGGCCCCGAATATGTCTTCAGCGCCACGGCGCTCAATGAATATGCCGCTTGCCCATTTCGTTTTTTTGCGCATCGGGTGCTGAACCTGCGTCCACGAGTTGCGGCGGCGCTCGACCTTCAGGCACAGGACCGTGGGCGACTCATGCACGATATTCTTAGGGACTTTTACCGGGTCTCTTTTGCCAACAATGCCTCGCTTGAGGAGAAGCTACATCGCCTTGAACTGATTGCCAAAGAAACCTGCGCGCACTATGAGCGTCAGCTTCCGCCACTCAATGCTCGACTCTGGGAGATTGAGAAGCGCGTCCTCATTGGACAACTCAAGCAGTTTGTGGCCGAGGAACTATCCAATTCCCCACAAGCAATCGAACACATAACGGAAATTGCTTTCGGAATGCGGCCGCCTGAAGCTGACCTACATTCAGACAAAAATCCACTTGTGCTAAGCAACGAACAAGGCCAGGAACTTCGCTTACGCGGGCAAATTGATCGAATTGATGTCTTGCAAATAGAAAATGAATCACACAGCAAAAGAGTTTTTATAGCTTATGATTACAAGCTATCTAGTGGATTTTCACCAAGGCAAATGCTCGAAGGAAGGGATGTCCAGGTCGCTATCTACCTCAAAGCACTAAAGTCTCTTTTTTTACCCCGTGAAACTATCATTGGAGGAGGGTATTATTCGATCACAAAAACGCCTAGATGCAACAATGGTTTTTATAAATCTAATTACAAAAATCTACTGCCAAATATTTCAGAAAAATCCTTATTAGAAGAATCGGAGTGGGATTCGCAAATTGAAACAATAATTAGTCATACATTCAAATATCAATTTAGAATAAGAAACGGAAATTTTCAAATCACGCCGTTTCGTGGATTAGAAGAATGTAGATTCTGCAATTTTAAGTCAGTGTGTCGTTACGAAAACTATCGGGTCCGTCAAAAAACCAACTTTGGTGAGGAAAACAAAAATGTCAAAAGTCATGTTCTTGAAAGTATTCAAATTCGTTAG
- a CDS encoding MFS transporter — MSKVVNMDNRLRRAPWLIFVVTLVDQIGWGMVIPILPTYARTFGGSAIVVGWLLASYSVAQLLFAPALGRLSDRTGRKPLLLACMGGSAVAAAATGAASLLTDGALALGVLFLARALDGITGGNTALAMSYASDVTPPERRAQGLGLIGAAIGLGYTIGPALGGLIAHYSNAATPFYVAAGLALVNALVMWWVLPESLSPEQRQGARLNHHTGNLTSLWAWLRHPQLGPLLLINFLFIVAASCYQMMLPLYTNLRFGLEERDNSYLFAFLGLTMTIVQGGFIRPLVHRFGERTIFAIGIGLLTMTLGLAPAASTVTGLVWLCAGMGIGTALANPTLLALLTNRAADDERGEVLGVAASVASLGRIVAPAWCGYAMKHVAVVSPFVTGASVAALAAAVFLAFLTVQRTASAQS, encoded by the coding sequence ATGAGCAAGGTCGTGAACATGGACAATCGGCTACGGCGCGCGCCGTGGCTCATTTTTGTCGTCACCTTGGTTGATCAGATTGGGTGGGGCATGGTCATCCCCATTTTGCCGACCTACGCCCGGACGTTCGGCGGTTCGGCAATTGTCGTCGGGTGGTTGCTGGCGTCGTATTCGGTGGCCCAACTCCTGTTTGCGCCGGCCCTTGGGCGGCTGTCCGACCGCACCGGACGCAAGCCGTTACTGCTCGCCTGCATGGGCGGCTCGGCCGTCGCGGCGGCGGCCACCGGCGCGGCCTCCCTGCTGACGGATGGGGCGCTTGCGCTTGGTGTGTTGTTCCTGGCCCGCGCACTCGATGGCATCACCGGGGGCAACACCGCGCTGGCGATGAGCTACGCCAGCGATGTGACACCGCCTGAACGCCGGGCCCAGGGACTCGGCCTGATCGGCGCGGCCATTGGTCTGGGCTACACGATCGGCCCGGCACTGGGGGGATTGATTGCCCACTACAGCAATGCGGCCACGCCATTTTACGTCGCCGCCGGACTGGCCCTCGTGAACGCGCTGGTGATGTGGTGGGTGCTTCCCGAAAGCCTCTCGCCGGAACAGCGCCAGGGAGCGAGGCTCAATCACCACACGGGTAACCTGACTTCGTTGTGGGCGTGGCTGCGCCACCCACAACTTGGGCCGTTGCTACTCATCAACTTTTTGTTCATCGTGGCCGCCTCTTGCTACCAGATGATGCTCCCGCTTTACACCAATCTCCGCTTCGGATTGGAGGAACGCGACAACAGCTACCTCTTTGCCTTCCTGGGTCTGACGATGACCATCGTGCAGGGTGGCTTCATTCGCCCGCTGGTGCATCGCTTCGGTGAGCGGACGATTTTTGCCATCGGTATTGGCTTGCTCACCATGACGCTCGGACTGGCTCCCGCCGCAAGTACGGTTACGGGACTGGTCTGGTTGTGCGCCGGGATGGGGATTGGCACGGCGCTGGCCAACCCAACGCTCCTGGCGCTGCTGACCAATCGGGCCGCCGATGATGAACGTGGTGAAGTGCTCGGCGTTGCCGCATCGGTTGCCAGCCTTGGGCGCATCGTCGCCCCGGCCTGGTGCGGCTATGCCATGAAGCATGTGGCTGTCGTTTCTCCATTCGTTACCGGAGCTTCCGTCGCGGCGCTGGCCGCGGCCGTGTTTCTGGCATTCTTGACTGTACAACGGACGGCATCTGCGCAGTCCTAA
- the queD gene encoding 6-carboxytetrahydropterin synthase QueD — protein sequence MRVELAKTFTFEAAHHLPHVPPGHKCRRLHGHSYRVEVVVRGEVDPELGWLMDFDQIKQAFEPLRLQLDHYYLNEIPGLENPTSEILARWIWERLAPVLPCLYRVSVAETCTSACHYYGEGTPP from the coding sequence ATGCGCGTTGAGCTGGCGAAAACTTTCACCTTTGAAGCGGCCCACCACCTGCCTCATGTGCCGCCCGGCCACAAGTGCCGACGCCTGCATGGGCATAGCTATCGAGTGGAGGTCGTCGTGCGTGGGGAGGTTGATCCCGAACTCGGCTGGCTCATGGACTTTGACCAGATCAAGCAAGCGTTTGAACCGCTGCGTCTCCAGCTCGACCACTACTACCTCAACGAAATTCCCGGACTTGAAAACCCGACCAGCGAAATCCTCGCCCGCTGGATTTGGGAACGGCTTGCGCCGGTATTACCTTGTCTGTATCGCGTGAGCGTTGCCGAAACCTGTACTTCGGCCTGTCACTACTACGGCGAGGGAACACCCCCATGA